The genomic window TCGGCGGTGCCCATGATGTCTTTCCGCAAACGGAGTCCTTTCCAGCCGGCACCTCCGTCGGGACGCGGGGCTTCGGTCTGCAGCCAGTACAGCAGCGACAAACTAAGTTGCCGCGCGCCTTCGCGATGTCGGGCGATTTCCTGCTCATCACCCGTGATCAAATTTCCCAGCATATAGTCGTTCTGCGGCCAGTTAACGATCGTCACTCCACTGTCGTAGGTGTTGGGAACAAAATTGGCCGGATCAATGATGCGGCGGTACAGCCACAGGTTCAGCGCTTTGGTTCTCGGCGGCGGGCCGCCCTTGCTCGGCGGCACAAAATCCAAGTCATGAGGTTTCAGCGTATTCGGCTTGGAGTACTGCAGCGAAAGCAGTTTGCCGGGCCAGGCGGGATCTAAATCTGGGGTGTGGTTCCGCCAAAAATCGTACTGGGCGGGTTTGTCGATCGTGTGGTCCGCACCATCGATATGGTCAATCGCAAAACACCAGGTGAACGCTTGGATGTTATCCGGAGCGGCCTGCGGCGGCGCATGCGCTTCTCCGGTTTCGTCGCGGGATTCGGCTCCGGTGACAAACTCGGTGTTGGTGAGCGGTAGCAGATCGCCCTGTTCACTGGCGTCGATAAAATACGGCGCCGTGACTTGAATCGACTGTCCTGCCGCGGTCGCCAGCGTTACCGAACGAACTTGGTCTCCATCAACCTCCGCTTTCAAAGGCTCGGTATTGAGCAATACCGTCAATCGACCGGCGCTGACCGCGGGCGCCAACATGGCATCCAGTACGGCGACGGCGACACGGGGTTCATGACAAAGTCGCGACACCGAGCCGTTGCCAGGATTGAGTCGAGGATTCGACTTGGCGGCGGCGGTGAGCGGGTAATTGCGGCGATAGAAGTTGCGAACCCTTTCGCGGAATTCACGGTAGCTGGCCGTGCACCCATGCGTCTCGATATGAGCGTGTTCGTCGGGCGGCACACCCTGTTGGCTCAGTTGCCCACCCAGCCAGTCGGTGGGTTCCGTCAACAGCACGCGTTTTCCCATTCGCGTTGCGGCCAGCGCCGCGGCACAGCCTCCCAGGCCTCCCCCGATGATCACCACGTCGACAGCGATTTCGTCTGCAGGGCGATCGGCAGTCGCGGCGACGAGCTGTGGGTAACACGCGGAGGCAGCACCAAGGCCGCAGAATTCGAGAAAACGGCGGCGTGCAAAGCCGCGAGCATAGGTCGGTCGAGAGTCGGTGTGGGAAGGATCTGGCATCGTGTTTCGTGATGGACGCAAGGAAACGGACGAGAGTGCCTCTCAGTGTAATTGTTTCACGATGACCACGTATCGCGAAGCTCCAAGGCGAGTGTGGGGGAAGCGACGTAGCTTGACTCTCCGAGTCGAGTCGTTTTGAGAATGGAGTCTGCCCGACTCAGAGAGTCAGTCTATGGGGGGAGTCAGGCTACGTGTTCAATTCACATGCCACTCGATGCGGCGGACTTTGCCGCCGAGGCTGCGGTCGACCAGTTGTTTGCGAGTCGCTTCATCCAACTTTGGTTCGCCACGCAGGTAGCTGTCCAGAATCTTGGGCACGATCACTTTCAACGCATTGGTGACATCGGTGTCCGGACGCAGAAAAGTCCGAGGACTGCCGCTTGAATCGGAGAAGCTGAAGTGGTTGGCATCGTGAAACCACAGCAGATGTTTGTCACCTTTGGGCATCAGCTTAAAAAAATCCCGGTGGCGATCGCCCGATAGGTCGCGCGTGCCGGAGATGCCCACAAACGGCCGCGTGACCGTGGCAAAACTGTCCTCGTCAAAGAATTTGCCGTTGGAGCTTTGCGGGCTAAGCGCGATGCCAAGCTTGATCCGCGGTTCGCCAAGGTCGCCGTCGAGGTCGACCGGTTTCACTCCGCAACAGACCATCGCTGTAAATGCGCCGTAAGAGTGCCCGACGATAGCGATTTGGGATAGGTCGATGCGGCCCTTGAAGCGAGCGTCCTCGCGGTTCAGTTGTTCCGCCAGATCAATCGCAAACCGTACGTCCAGCGGGCGGTTTTTCCTGGCCGTCATGTCGTCGCCGCAATCTCGTAGGGCGTCGCGAAATCCCAGTCCTTGGGTTCGCATGCGGCGGCGGAGGTCGGTGGTGTTGCTGGTGACGTGTTCCAGACACATGACCACGTAGCCCTGCCGAGCCGTTTCGGCCGCCAGAGCGTACAGCCCATGACGACTGCCACCGCCACCGTGGGAGACCAGTATCAGCGGCTGGGCAACCTTTTGTTTCGGCAAATGAAAGGTCACCGGGACGTTGCGAGCGCGAGCTTTATCAAGGTTGTTCGGCAGGTCGATGACGCTCTGGGCCTCCCAGGCATCGAACGCGTCCGGCTCGTGGGAGCCAGGCTGGGGCGCCGCCTGATCCGGGCTGCTCAGATTCTGTGCAAAGCCGGATGGGGCGGACAACAGGCCTAGCAGACAGATAATGGCCCCGTACGGGATGTCGTGGAGATGCTTCATGGTGGTCAGCTCTTTCGCGTTGGAGACTCTGGTTTAGGAACCCTGGTCGGTCGTCGAAGTTTCGCTGAAATCGGGGAGCTTGAGGGAGGTTAGGGAGGACAGAGTAATGGGAGACAGAGGAATGAGGGATAGACGTAGCCTGTCAAAAATTCGGCGTTGTGGGCCTGGTGGGTTGCGCAAGTTTCTGTCGGGAGTCGCGCAGCAACAATGCCAATCAGCCGCGTGGGAGGTGAAGTGTATTAATGACGGATTCACTTCACTCTCCCTCTGGGAGAGTCGAGCGTCAGCGAGGAGAGGGCGACCGCGCCGCCGCAAAAGAACCTCCCCTCGCAAAGGCTCGACCCTCCTTAAAAAGGAGGGTGAAGCAAGCGGCCCCAAGGTCCAATGCTGCAGTAATACATTTCACGTCCCTAGCGGCGACCAAGTAAAGCCCGGGACGTGAGCCCCAGGATGAGGTTGCAGTGCCCCGGAAAGCTGCGGAGCAGCGACAGCAAGATCGTTCTCGCTACCGCTGCTCCGCAGCTGAACGGAGAGTTTCGCTGGTTTCTCTTGACTTGCGGCGGGCGGGCTTGGTACGGACGGCTGCAGCGCTATGGGTACACGTCTATTTTCGTATTTACAGATGCAAGTCGGATTGGGCTTGGCGGTTCTGGCCGTCACGCTGGGGTGCCGCACGGACGCGTCGCTGTACGTCTGGAAACCTCCACAAGTCCGTTCCGCGGTCGGCCAAGACATCTTGGTCGCTCCTCTGCTGGGCG from Roseimaritima ulvae includes these protein-coding regions:
- a CDS encoding FAD-dependent oxidoreductase, giving the protein MPDPSHTDSRPTYARGFARRRFLEFCGLGAASACYPQLVAATADRPADEIAVDVVIIGGGLGGCAAALAATRMGKRVLLTEPTDWLGGQLSQQGVPPDEHAHIETHGCTASYREFRERVRNFYRRNYPLTAAAKSNPRLNPGNGSVSRLCHEPRVAVAVLDAMLAPAVSAGRLTVLLNTEPLKAEVDGDQVRSVTLATAAGQSIQVTAPYFIDASEQGDLLPLTNTEFVTGAESRDETGEAHAPPQAAPDNIQAFTWCFAIDHIDGADHTIDKPAQYDFWRNHTPDLDPAWPGKLLSLQYSKPNTLKPHDLDFVPPSKGGPPPRTKALNLWLYRRIIDPANFVPNTYDSGVTIVNWPQNDYMLGNLITGDEQEIARHREGARQLSLSLLYWLQTEAPRPDGGAGWKGLRLRKDIMGTADGLAQYPYIRESRRIKAEFTILEQHISLADRKALLKNPADKATAASFHDSVGIGYYHLDLHPSSGGDNYIDFSSVPFQIPLGALLPQRTQNLIAGCKNIGTTHLSNGCYRLHPVEWSIGEAAGALAAHCIDQSEHPQGIRNQANSLSKFQSVLKGQGFELAWS
- a CDS encoding alpha/beta hydrolase family protein, giving the protein MKHLHDIPYGAIICLLGLLSAPSGFAQNLSSPDQAAPQPGSHEPDAFDAWEAQSVIDLPNNLDKARARNVPVTFHLPKQKVAQPLILVSHGGGGSRHGLYALAAETARQGYVVMCLEHVTSNTTDLRRRMRTQGLGFRDALRDCGDDMTARKNRPLDVRFAIDLAEQLNREDARFKGRIDLSQIAIVGHSYGAFTAMVCCGVKPVDLDGDLGEPRIKLGIALSPQSSNGKFFDEDSFATVTRPFVGISGTRDLSGDRHRDFFKLMPKGDKHLLWFHDANHFSFSDSSGSPRTFLRPDTDVTNALKVIVPKILDSYLRGEPKLDEATRKQLVDRSLGGKVRRIEWHVN